A DNA window from Novosphingobium sp. RL4 contains the following coding sequences:
- a CDS encoding VOC family protein gives MKLRSIELALPDPAAAATFMTEIWGMADAETKGDTHYLRGSGPFPYLVAFEKSDDEFVRSTTFVCTAGELEALKARIAAAGWMASPTVSEDLGGGHGLLVELPEGTILRFLVDAAEVEPITGRDLPVKLTHVVFNAADAEACGHAVEDILGFRVSDRTKGMVFVRCNDSHHSTAFARAGFASLNHVAFEMEDMDAVMRGIGRLRDHALVPAWGPGRHGPGANVYAYFIAPFGPVIEFSTAVEKVPEDYKAGAPEDWTWPPNRIDQWGISDKDFDGLRRAEERFRFRRDWEAAPL, from the coding sequence ATGAAACTGCGCAGCATCGAACTGGCGCTGCCCGATCCGGCCGCGGCCGCCACGTTCATGACCGAAATCTGGGGCATGGCCGACGCCGAAACGAAAGGCGATACGCATTACCTGCGCGGCTCCGGCCCGTTCCCCTACCTCGTCGCGTTCGAGAAGTCGGATGACGAGTTCGTCCGCTCGACCACCTTCGTCTGCACGGCCGGGGAACTGGAAGCGCTGAAGGCGCGCATTGCGGCTGCCGGTTGGATGGCTAGCCCGACCGTGAGCGAGGATCTCGGCGGCGGGCACGGCCTGCTGGTCGAACTGCCCGAAGGCACGATCCTGCGCTTCCTGGTGGACGCTGCCGAAGTCGAACCCATCACCGGACGCGACCTGCCGGTGAAGCTCACGCATGTGGTCTTCAACGCCGCCGATGCCGAAGCCTGCGGCCATGCGGTGGAGGACATTCTCGGCTTCCGCGTGTCCGACCGTACCAAGGGCATGGTCTTCGTGCGCTGCAACGACAGCCACCATTCCACCGCCTTTGCCCGTGCCGGTTTTGCCTCGCTCAACCACGTCGCTTTCGAAATGGAGGACATGGATGCGGTGATGCGCGGGATTGGCCGCCTGCGCGATCACGCCCTGGTCCCCGCATGGGGGCCCGGCCGCCACGGCCCGGGCGCCAATGTCTACGCCTATTTCATCGCCCCGTTCGGCCCGGTGATCGAGTTCTCGACCGCGGTCGAAAAGGTGCCGGAGGACTACAAGGCCGGCGCACCGGAAGACTGGACCTGGCCACCGAACCGCATCGACCAGTGGGGCATCTCGGACAAGGATTTCGATGGGCTTCGCCGCGCCGAGGAGCGCTTCCGCTTCCGCCGCGACTGGGAAGCCGCGCCGCTCTGA
- a CDS encoding GlcG/HbpS family heme-binding protein produces the protein MTLTLAQAQTIVTGTLAEARARNAKRLAVIVLDAGAHPVAFAREDGASLYRFDIAKAKAEGAVGMDADTAVLAERAKGNPIFFQSVTAAVGGRIAFSPGGVVIRDATGTLIGAVGVSGDTGECDAQCARAGIRAAGLLQEQKP, from the coding sequence ATGACTCTCACGCTGGCTCAGGCCCAGACCATCGTCACCGGCACCCTCGCCGAAGCACGGGCACGCAATGCCAAGAGGCTGGCAGTGATCGTGCTGGACGCGGGCGCGCACCCGGTCGCCTTCGCCCGCGAGGACGGGGCGAGCCTCTACCGTTTCGACATTGCCAAGGCCAAGGCCGAGGGCGCCGTGGGCATGGACGCGGATACCGCCGTGCTGGCCGAGCGGGCCAAGGGCAACCCGATCTTCTTTCAAAGCGTCACCGCTGCCGTCGGCGGCCGCATCGCGTTCTCGCCCGGGGGGGTAGTGATCCGCGATGCCACCGGCACCCTGATCGGCGCCGTAGGCGTCAGCGGTGACACGGGCGAGTGCGATGCCCAGTGTGCCCGCGCCGGTATCCGCGCGGCGGGTCTTCTTCAGGAGCAAAAGCCATGA
- a CDS encoding bifunctional 3-(3-hydroxy-phenyl)propionate/3-hydroxycinnamic acid hydroxylase has translation MSYDVVVVGCGPVGALAANLLGLKGLKVLVLERELEHYPLPRAVHLDHEMMRLFQSAGVIDRVQGDMIATDGHLHVGADHGVIRYMGTVGKPRPFGWANDYFFYQPELEAHLREGFADRDNVELVLGATFLGLTQDDDGVTVDYSEDGDAGSARARWVIACDGARSSVRKALGVGLDDLDFEEPWLVVDAEVEGPVAFPQLSGVPEGADLQRLSVMMCDPSRPATVVPGRRDHRRWEFMLLPGEDDTAMMAPEKVAELVGAWMADVPHRIVRAATYRFHGLVAHQWQVGNVFLAGDAAHQTPPFFGQGMCHGLRDVANLAWKMDAVANHGAAPSVLGTYQRERDPHVRAVIGAAVAAGRYICELDPVEAAARDARIREEARQKAGETAHDLIPAIADGLVLAQTSGAGVRFVQPVLTDGRKLDDLTGGDWRLFVRDDAVPGSAEGVTRISVGTLPDNGAVTAWLDEHGADAVLIRPDHYVFGTASHSAEDLLAARAAQLSSHQELAA, from the coding sequence ATGTCGTACGACGTGGTTGTCGTAGGCTGCGGCCCTGTGGGCGCGCTGGCCGCGAACCTTCTCGGCCTGAAAGGGCTCAAGGTACTGGTTCTCGAACGGGAACTGGAACACTACCCGCTGCCGCGCGCGGTCCATCTCGATCACGAGATGATGCGCCTGTTCCAGTCCGCCGGTGTGATCGATCGCGTGCAGGGCGACATGATCGCCACCGACGGGCACCTCCATGTCGGCGCCGACCACGGCGTGATCCGCTACATGGGCACCGTGGGCAAGCCGCGCCCGTTCGGGTGGGCCAACGATTACTTCTTCTACCAGCCCGAACTCGAAGCGCACTTGCGCGAGGGGTTTGCGGACAGGGACAATGTCGAACTCGTGCTGGGCGCCACCTTCCTCGGCCTTACGCAGGACGATGACGGCGTGACTGTCGACTACAGCGAGGATGGCGATGCCGGCAGCGCCCGCGCCCGCTGGGTCATCGCCTGCGACGGGGCGCGCAGCTCTGTCCGCAAGGCACTGGGCGTCGGGCTGGACGATCTCGATTTCGAGGAGCCCTGGCTCGTCGTCGATGCCGAAGTGGAAGGCCCGGTTGCCTTCCCGCAGCTTTCCGGGGTGCCCGAGGGGGCCGATCTCCAGCGTCTTTCGGTGATGATGTGCGATCCTTCGCGCCCGGCCACCGTGGTTCCCGGCCGCCGCGACCATCGCCGCTGGGAGTTCATGCTGCTCCCCGGCGAGGACGACACCGCGATGATGGCGCCGGAAAAGGTAGCTGAACTGGTCGGTGCGTGGATGGCCGATGTTCCGCACAGGATCGTGCGCGCCGCCACGTATCGCTTCCACGGGCTCGTCGCGCATCAGTGGCAGGTCGGCAACGTCTTCCTCGCCGGAGACGCCGCGCACCAGACGCCGCCGTTCTTCGGGCAGGGCATGTGCCATGGCCTGCGCGATGTCGCCAATCTGGCCTGGAAGATGGATGCGGTGGCCAATCACGGTGCCGCGCCTTCCGTGCTGGGCACCTATCAGCGTGAGCGCGATCCGCATGTCCGCGCGGTGATCGGCGCGGCTGTTGCTGCCGGCCGGTACATCTGCGAACTCGATCCTGTCGAGGCTGCCGCGCGCGATGCCCGCATCCGCGAGGAAGCGCGCCAGAAGGCCGGAGAGACAGCGCACGATCTGATCCCCGCCATCGCCGATGGCCTAGTTCTCGCGCAGACCTCTGGCGCAGGCGTGCGCTTCGTGCAGCCGGTGCTGACCGATGGCCGCAAGCTTGACGACCTGACCGGCGGCGACTGGCGCTTGTTCGTTCGCGACGATGCGGTGCCCGGCAGCGCAGAGGGCGTCACCCGCATTTCCGTCGGCACTCTGCCGGACAATGGCGCGGTCACCGCCTGGCTCGACGAACATGGCGCCGATGCCGTGCTGATCCGCCCCGATCACTACGTTTTCGGCACGGCCAGCCACAGCGCCGAAGACCTTCTTGCCGCCCGTGCGGCGCAGCTTTCCAGCCATCAGGAGCTTGCCGCATGA
- a CDS encoding TonB-dependent receptor yields the protein MNTFISKFTLLSGIALGAISAPAMAQQATQDTAPQAAETPAISGTDIIVTASRRAERLQDVPIAVSAISGEQLTEGGFQKLTDIQYQFSGVQFGSSPNDSGFRLRGVGSAGGFSSSSEQNVGTVVDNVVIPFGNPINSLGDLERVEVLKGPQGTQFGKNASSGVINITTKKPDPSHFFGKAFLSYAELNEVNANASVNVPVSQNSALAVFGFYRRNDGFLKNVYRDETWGGEESYGGRAKFLFEPSDDLSIYLIGDYSKISRKGPGQLWTLNRLPSFANPLMAARFGNLSALGVTAGFDNNKSVEDYGGYSSEQNYGASMEINYALGEYNLTSITAYRRLDEGPQVFAIDGSSVPVFTAQQTGTDQSFLSQELRISSPSGSQLEFTSGVYASRRKVGDDNDFNRAQLRPANPFDSFIVSISGGQGNTQTRSDSLAAFFDGKFHVSDQFSLIGGLRYQYDWVKASYFSILDPNFTPGTPAADGSGFVLPYTPTALQTGSTKKGSWSGRGGAEFKITPDVMLFGTIARGYLGPTVTFTGLTGTRTNVKPQTVRDITVGIKSQLFDRAVTFNANLFYDKYKNLQTSVFNGVEFVTENAGGFTAKGFEIDASWRVSPVLSFNGGFTYSDTKFTDYVTACPEDVKAGYACYLAADGVTSLVQAKGEPLSGAPKYSATLGADVKLPINDNLQFDTSANIYYRSRVQYAVANAYAYQDGYGTIGLSAGIGHPDGNWRIGAFVRNLLDQRFHASVIHLPFADSGAYVNWLTREGRRTIGVQVETKF from the coding sequence ATGAACACCTTCATCAGCAAGTTCACTCTGCTTTCCGGTATCGCGCTCGGCGCGATCAGTGCGCCGGCCATGGCTCAGCAAGCGACGCAGGACACCGCGCCGCAGGCCGCCGAGACACCGGCGATTTCGGGCACGGACATCATCGTCACCGCATCGCGCCGGGCCGAGCGCCTGCAGGACGTGCCGATCGCCGTCTCGGCCATTAGCGGCGAGCAGCTTACCGAAGGCGGCTTCCAGAAGCTGACCGACATCCAGTACCAGTTCTCGGGCGTGCAGTTCGGTTCCTCGCCCAACGATTCCGGCTTCCGTCTGCGCGGCGTGGGTTCGGCGGGCGGCTTCTCCAGTTCGTCGGAACAGAACGTCGGCACCGTGGTCGACAACGTCGTCATTCCCTTCGGCAACCCGATCAACAGCCTTGGCGATCTGGAGCGCGTCGAAGTGCTGAAGGGGCCGCAGGGCACGCAGTTCGGCAAGAACGCCTCGTCCGGCGTCATCAACATCACCACGAAGAAGCCGGACCCTTCGCACTTCTTCGGCAAGGCCTTCCTGAGCTACGCCGAACTGAACGAAGTGAACGCCAATGCCAGCGTCAACGTGCCGGTTTCGCAGAACTCGGCGCTGGCCGTGTTCGGCTTCTATCGCCGCAACGACGGCTTCCTCAAGAACGTCTACCGTGACGAGACCTGGGGCGGCGAGGAAAGCTACGGCGGCCGCGCCAAGTTCCTGTTCGAGCCCAGCGACGACCTGTCGATCTACCTGATCGGCGACTATTCGAAGATCAGCCGCAAGGGTCCGGGCCAGCTCTGGACGCTCAATCGCCTGCCGAGCTTCGCCAACCCGCTCATGGCGGCGCGTTTCGGCAACCTCTCGGCGCTTGGCGTGACGGCGGGCTTCGACAACAACAAGTCGGTCGAGGACTACGGCGGCTATTCGTCGGAGCAGAACTACGGCGCCTCGATGGAGATCAACTACGCGCTGGGCGAGTATAACCTGACCTCGATCACGGCCTACCGCCGGCTTGACGAAGGCCCGCAGGTCTTCGCGATCGACGGTTCGAGCGTCCCGGTCTTCACCGCCCAGCAGACCGGCACCGACCAGAGCTTTCTTTCGCAGGAACTGCGCATCAGCTCGCCCAGCGGCAGCCAGCTCGAATTCACCTCCGGCGTCTATGCCTCGCGGCGCAAGGTGGGTGACGACAACGACTTCAACCGCGCCCAGCTTCGCCCGGCCAACCCGTTCGACAGCTTCATCGTCAGTATCTCGGGCGGGCAGGGCAATACCCAGACGCGGTCGGATTCGCTGGCGGCCTTCTTCGACGGGAAGTTCCACGTCTCCGACCAGTTCAGCCTGATCGGCGGCCTGCGCTATCAGTACGACTGGGTGAAGGCCTCGTACTTCTCGATCCTCGATCCCAACTTCACGCCGGGTACGCCAGCGGCAGACGGTTCCGGCTTCGTCCTGCCCTATACGCCCACCGCGCTGCAGACCGGCAGCACCAAGAAGGGTTCGTGGTCGGGCCGTGGCGGCGCCGAGTTCAAGATCACGCCTGACGTCATGCTGTTCGGCACCATCGCGCGTGGTTATCTCGGCCCGACGGTGACCTTCACCGGCCTCACCGGCACGCGCACCAACGTGAAGCCGCAGACCGTTCGCGACATCACCGTGGGCATCAAGTCGCAGCTCTTCGACCGTGCGGTGACCTTCAACGCCAACCTGTTCTACGACAAGTACAAGAACCTCCAGACCTCGGTGTTCAACGGCGTGGAATTCGTGACCGAGAATGCCGGCGGCTTCACCGCCAAGGGCTTCGAGATCGATGCTTCCTGGCGGGTGAGCCCGGTGCTTTCGTTCAACGGCGGCTTCACCTATTCGGACACCAAGTTCACCGACTACGTGACTGCCTGCCCCGAGGACGTGAAGGCGGGATATGCCTGCTATCTGGCGGCGGACGGCGTCACCAGCCTGGTGCAGGCCAAGGGCGAGCCGCTTTCGGGCGCGCCCAAGTACAGCGCCACTCTTGGCGCCGACGTGAAGCTGCCGATCAACGACAACCTCCAGTTCGATACTTCGGCCAACATCTACTACCGCAGCCGCGTGCAGTACGCGGTGGCCAATGCCTATGCCTATCAGGACGGTTACGGAACGATCGGCCTTTCCGCCGGGATCGGTCATCCGGACGGCAACTGGCGGATCGGCGCCTTCGTGCGCAACCTGCTCGACCAGCGCTTCCACGCATCGGTCATCCACCTGCCCTTCGCGGACTCGGGCGCCTATGTGAACTGGCTGACCCGCGAAGGCCGCCGCACCATCGGCGTCCAGGTCGAAACGAAGTTCTGA
- a CDS encoding fumarylacetoacetate hydrolase family protein, which translates to MNRYISFERPDGTKSFGRLEGEKVIDLGASGGDAWLKDVLACDLAALAVTGEFAADAVKLLPVVPNPEKILCVGLNYATHVAETGREQKEHPAIFTRWADSLIADGDAMVRPPESERFDYEGELAVVIGKGGRRIAPENAWEHIAGFAPFNDGSIRDWQRHNIQFTPGKTWPGTGGFGPSMVVAADVEDLASQRVQTRVNGELVQDQPVSDMIWDIPTVIAYCSTFTDLKPGDVIASGTPGGVGDKRKPPLYLKAGDTVEVSIGVIGTLTNPVIDET; encoded by the coding sequence ATGAACCGTTACATCAGCTTCGAACGTCCCGATGGCACCAAGAGCTTCGGCCGCCTCGAAGGGGAAAAGGTGATCGATCTCGGCGCATCCGGCGGTGACGCCTGGCTGAAGGACGTGCTGGCCTGCGATCTTGCCGCGCTGGCCGTGACCGGCGAATTCGCAGCCGATGCCGTCAAGCTGCTGCCCGTCGTTCCGAACCCGGAAAAGATCCTCTGCGTGGGCCTCAACTACGCCACTCACGTTGCCGAGACCGGCCGCGAGCAGAAGGAGCACCCGGCGATCTTCACCCGTTGGGCCGACAGCCTGATCGCTGACGGTGACGCCATGGTCCGCCCGCCCGAAAGCGAGCGCTTCGACTACGAGGGCGAACTGGCCGTCGTGATCGGCAAGGGCGGCCGCCGCATCGCGCCCGAGAATGCATGGGAGCACATCGCCGGTTTCGCGCCTTTCAACGACGGGTCTATCCGTGACTGGCAGCGCCACAACATCCAGTTCACGCCCGGCAAGACCTGGCCCGGCACCGGCGGCTTCGGTCCGTCGATGGTTGTCGCTGCCGATGTGGAAGACCTGGCCTCGCAGCGCGTGCAGACCCGAGTCAACGGCGAGCTGGTGCAGGATCAGCCGGTGTCGGACATGATCTGGGATATCCCCACGGTCATCGCCTACTGCTCGACTTTCACCGACCTCAAGCCCGGCGACGTGATCGCCAGCGGCACGCCCGGCGGCGTCGGCGACAAGCGCAAGCCTCCGCTTTACCTGAAGGCCGGCGACACGGTGGAAGTGTCCATCGGCGTGATCGGCACACTGACCAACCCCGTCATCGACGAGACCTGA
- a CDS encoding glycoside hydrolase family 1 protein — MTKILNLDRRSLLAVGALAAAAPVMAHAASKRPAPAFPKGFLWGAATAPHQIEGNNVSSDLWFVENQKPTVFAEPSGDAVNSLELWATDLDIVKSLGLTSYRFGVEWARIEPEKGLFSQAMLDHYKRIVEGCHARGLAPLVTFNHFTAPLWFSAQGGWTNPESAQLFARYCDKVARAIGADIAMAMTLNEPNILLILKNILPPPVWDMQRQTLAAATKRLGVERFLCANVAGREDVDAIVAGQMAGHKAARAAIKAVRGDLPVGFTLSVLDDQAAGKNSLRDKVRAELYGGWLEIAKGDDFIGVQNYERAVWNDKGRLPAPDGADRNWSGTEVWAPSLAGAVRYVHAATKVPVLVSEHGVGTEDDTLRARFIPAALEALKQAMDDGVPVLGYMHWSLLDNYEWIFGYKPRFGLCSVDRTTFVRTPKPSASVLGGIAKRNSL, encoded by the coding sequence ATGACCAAGATACTCAATCTCGACCGCCGAAGCCTGCTTGCCGTGGGCGCGCTGGCAGCGGCTGCGCCGGTCATGGCGCATGCGGCCTCGAAGCGTCCGGCCCCGGCTTTCCCGAAAGGCTTCCTGTGGGGCGCCGCCACCGCGCCGCACCAGATCGAGGGCAACAACGTTTCCTCCGATCTCTGGTTCGTGGAGAACCAGAAGCCCACCGTCTTCGCCGAGCCCTCGGGCGACGCGGTGAACAGCTTGGAACTCTGGGCGACCGATCTCGATATCGTGAAGTCGCTGGGCCTCACGTCCTATCGCTTCGGCGTGGAATGGGCGCGGATCGAGCCGGAGAAGGGTCTGTTCTCTCAGGCCATGCTCGATCACTACAAGCGCATCGTCGAGGGCTGCCACGCGCGCGGGCTTGCGCCGCTGGTGACGTTCAACCACTTCACCGCGCCGCTCTGGTTCAGCGCGCAAGGGGGGTGGACCAACCCGGAATCGGCACAGCTCTTCGCCCGCTATTGCGATAAGGTGGCCCGCGCGATCGGTGCGGATATCGCCATGGCCATGACGCTGAACGAGCCGAATATCCTGCTCATTCTCAAGAACATCCTGCCGCCGCCGGTATGGGACATGCAGCGCCAGACCCTTGCCGCCGCCACAAAGCGCCTTGGCGTCGAGCGCTTCCTCTGCGCCAATGTCGCCGGTCGCGAGGACGTGGACGCCATCGTCGCGGGCCAGATGGCCGGGCACAAGGCCGCACGCGCCGCGATCAAGGCGGTACGCGGCGACTTGCCGGTGGGCTTCACGCTCTCGGTGCTGGATGACCAGGCTGCCGGCAAGAACTCCCTGCGCGACAAGGTCCGCGCCGAACTTTACGGCGGCTGGCTGGAGATCGCCAAGGGTGACGATTTCATCGGCGTGCAGAACTACGAGCGCGCGGTCTGGAACGACAAGGGCCGTCTGCCCGCGCCCGACGGCGCCGACCGCAACTGGTCCGGCACCGAAGTCTGGGCGCCGTCGCTGGCGGGCGCGGTGCGCTATGTCCACGCTGCCACGAAGGTTCCGGTGCTGGTCTCCGAACACGGCGTGGGCACCGAGGACGACACGCTGCGCGCGCGCTTCATTCCCGCCGCGCTGGAAGCGCTGAAGCAGGCCATGGATGATGGGGTGCCGGTGCTCGGCTACATGCACTGGTCGCTGCTGGACAATTACGAGTGGATTTTCGGCTACAAGCCGCGCTTCGGCCTGTGCAGCGTGGACCGCACGACTTTCGTGCGGACGCCCAAGCCGAGCGCCTCGGTGCTGGGTGGGATTGCGAAGCGCAATTCGCTTTAA
- a CDS encoding MBL fold metallo-hydrolase produces MQVKRAMTALALSAVAISSFPALAATSCPALRWTTLGTAGGPVPTAERSEPANLLTIGERRILVDTGDGTVDQLARIGLDLGAVDTVFISHNHLDHTGGLAAVIGLRWMNQFAGVLTVYGPVGTRAVVEGIVASMATPGSIGFGLGTPPPRPADSVRVIELADGQSLDLGAGAGVKVAANSHFDHDGKPDPDNASLSYRFVLGTRSITYTGDTGPSAAVTALAKGSDMFVSEVIALDALLGEIRARRKDASPEMLAGMERHLSTHHLRPEAVGEIAAQAGVGRVVLTHFAVPPGPLPQFEPAIRAGIAARYHGAVDLARDLQSFDLGCRP; encoded by the coding sequence ATGCAGGTGAAACGCGCAATGACGGCACTGGCGCTCTCGGCAGTGGCGATCTCTTCCTTTCCCGCGCTTGCGGCCACAAGCTGCCCGGCGCTGCGCTGGACGACGCTGGGGACGGCGGGCGGACCGGTCCCGACCGCCGAGCGTTCGGAGCCGGCCAATCTCCTCACCATCGGCGAGCGGCGGATACTCGTCGATACCGGTGACGGCACCGTGGACCAGCTTGCCCGCATCGGGCTGGACCTCGGCGCCGTCGACACGGTGTTCATCAGCCACAACCATCTCGATCACACCGGCGGCCTCGCCGCAGTGATCGGCCTGCGCTGGATGAACCAGTTTGCCGGTGTCCTGACCGTCTACGGCCCGGTCGGCACGCGGGCCGTCGTTGAAGGCATCGTCGCCTCCATGGCGACGCCGGGGAGCATCGGCTTCGGTCTCGGTACGCCGCCGCCGCGTCCGGCGGACTCGGTGCGGGTGATCGAACTCGCGGACGGGCAATCGCTCGATCTCGGCGCGGGCGCAGGCGTGAAGGTCGCCGCCAACAGCCATTTCGACCATGACGGCAAGCCCGATCCCGACAACGCCTCGCTGAGCTACCGTTTCGTGCTGGGCACGCGCAGCATTACCTACACCGGGGACACCGGTCCGAGCGCCGCGGTCACCGCGCTGGCGAAGGGCAGCGACATGTTCGTTTCCGAAGTCATCGCGCTCGATGCTCTGCTCGGTGAAATCCGCGCGCGCCGCAAGGACGCCTCGCCCGAGATGCTGGCCGGGATGGAGCGCCATCTTTCGACGCATCACCTGCGGCCCGAGGCCGTGGGCGAGATCGCCGCGCAGGCCGGGGTCGGCCGGGTCGTGCTCACGCACTTCGCGGTCCCGCCCGGCCCGCTGCCGCAGTTCGAGCCGGCCATTCGCGCGGGGATCGCCGCGCGCTATCACGGGGCGGTCGATCTCGCCCGCGATCTGCAAAGCTTCGACCTGGGGTGCCGGCCATGA
- a CDS encoding alpha/beta hydrolase: MSSGETGRAIAAMGTKLGPDIVAACRDLFDAEQQALAARIAPLSVDCAYGPDPRNRLDLYREGEAGGPRPVVLFVHGGGFLVGDKGGESGWANAHVGRWAAANGMVGAVMNYRLAPAHMWPSGAEDVGLAVDWLRANVAAHGGDPERIFLLGTSAGAVHVSAFLKAREDHAALVRGAALLSGLYGFTPLDERDMRYYGPQDCYDLRMPMGAVMATGLPLMVACAEFDPPRFQAEWASLLQARLGRHGHLPRAHYASGHNHYSMAMHLGTSDHRLSDELLSFFADLS; this comes from the coding sequence ATGAGCTCTGGTGAAACCGGGCGCGCCATCGCGGCGATGGGCACGAAGCTCGGCCCCGATATCGTGGCCGCCTGCCGGGACCTGTTCGATGCCGAGCAGCAGGCGCTGGCCGCCCGGATTGCGCCGCTGTCGGTGGACTGCGCCTACGGCCCGGACCCGCGCAACCGGCTCGATCTCTACCGCGAGGGGGAGGCCGGGGGCCCGCGCCCCGTCGTCCTTTTCGTTCATGGCGGCGGGTTCCTTGTCGGCGACAAGGGCGGCGAAAGCGGCTGGGCGAATGCCCATGTAGGGCGCTGGGCAGCGGCGAACGGCATGGTGGGCGCAGTGATGAACTACCGGCTTGCCCCGGCGCACATGTGGCCCTCGGGCGCGGAAGACGTGGGTCTCGCGGTCGACTGGCTGCGGGCGAACGTCGCCGCGCATGGCGGCGATCCGGAGCGGATCTTCCTGCTCGGCACTTCGGCAGGCGCGGTCCATGTCTCCGCCTTCCTCAAGGCGCGTGAAGACCACGCGGCACTTGTGCGCGGCGCGGCGCTGCTCTCGGGCCTCTATGGCTTCACCCCGCTCGACGAGCGCGACATGCGCTATTACGGCCCGCAGGACTGCTACGACCTGCGCATGCCGATGGGCGCGGTGATGGCCACGGGCCTGCCGCTCATGGTCGCCTGCGCCGAGTTCGATCCGCCGCGTTTCCAGGCCGAATGGGCCAGCCTCCTGCAAGCCCGCCTCGGTCGCCACGGTCACTTGCCGCGCGCGCATTATGCCTCCGGGCACAACCACTACTCGATGGCCATGCATCTCGGCACGTCGGACCACCGGCTGTCGGACGAACTGCTTTCCTTTTTCGCCGATCTTTCCTGA